In Pirellulales bacterium, the genomic stretch AGTCCCGGAACTCAATCCAATTCGAGTATTCTATGGGCCATCCGCCCAGCTCTTTTTCTTTTCATCTTTTCCGTTAACGAGGACGGTCCTATGGCACACCGATCGAAGAGGCGCGGCTTTACGCTGGTAGAGCTGCTCGTCGTGATCGCGATCATTGGCATTTTGATCGCGCTCCTGTTGCCCGCCGTCCAGGCGGCACGTCAGGCAGCCTGGAAGGCGCAGTGTACGAACAACATGAAACAGTTGGGCGTGGCGCTGCACAATTACCACTCGCAGTTGAACTCGTTCCCGTCCGGTCTGTCGATCGGCCTGGCCCCGTTGCGCACCATCGCGACTGGTGGTGACGCCAACGCGACGATCAACTTCAATGCCTACGCGAGCCTGCTGCCGTTCATCGAGGCGGGCACAATCACGACGACCTACGACAAGAACCGCAACTGGTGGGATCAGCCGCCGTTGCAGACCAGCCCGACGGTCATTCCGAACCCGACCTACGGAGCGGTCATTCCGTCGATCATCTGCCCGGCGAACGGTAACAAAGACAATCCCGCCTCCGATCCGTTTATCGACCAGGGTTTGAATTCCCTGGGGACGACCTTTGGCGTCACCCTGGCGAACTACCTCGGCCCGCAGCCGTGGCGTTTTGGCGTGGCTGACTACCTGTTTTGCAAGGGTGCTGGCGACGGTTGGTGTGCCACGCCGGGACGTATCGAAGCGGGCAATAGCAACGCTGTTTCTCCACTCTCGCGGGGCATGTTCGACATCTCGCTCCCCCGCAACTTTGGTGTGGCGGGAACCGACTTTGCCTG encodes the following:
- a CDS encoding DUF1559 domain-containing protein, which codes for MAHRSKRRGFTLVELLVVIAIIGILIALLLPAVQAARQAAWKAQCTNNMKQLGVALHNYHSQLNSFPSGLSIGLAPLRTIATGGDANATINFNAYASLLPFIEAGTITTTYDKNRNWWDQPPLQTSPTVIPNPTYGAVIPSIICPANGNKDNPASDPFIDQGLNSLGTTFGVTLANYLGPQPWRFGVADYLFCKGAGDGWCATPGRIEAGNSNAVSPLSRGMFDISLPRNFGVAGTDFACKISMITDGTSNTIAMGEGAQGPNWQICQNSSSWLRPCPSGGTFPVAEPDPFDPTRSMPIYQAWHMPPSFTAVAAEGIYLGSIFGCTLERLNKNPVTQTLVELDIENLSLETVETVLDCSDSIDLAAGLSDDVTPESGDRVSNFRSDHKAGANFLFADGAVHFINDSIDREVYRAMSTIQGGETFNAPFE